The Thioalkalivibrio thiocyanodenitrificans ARhD 1 nucleotide sequence TCATTGTTCTGACAATAGCAGCCGGATTAAGTTACTGGCGCTTGATGCACACACAATCCGCGTGGGCTTGCGGGGTACCGGCCCTTTCCGTTACCACCTGCGTTTCCGGGACATCGCTCAGCCGTAGCGCCCGTCGACGCGGGGCTTGATGAGCATGGCCGCGTAGGTCCACACGAACAGGGCGAAGGCCAGGATCCAGACGGCCTGCGAGAGGCCGATCCAGAGCATGTAGTGGCCGGGCCAGGCCAGCGGCAGCAGCACCCGTACCACGGTGCCCACCGCCAGTAGTGCCAGCATCCAGGTCACCGCGGGCGGCGGGTCGAAGACGTTGCGGCCCGTGTGCCCGAGGCTGACCCGGCACATCATGCCCAGGGTGATCAGGCCGATGCCGCCGTAGGCCAGTGCGTGGGTGGCCAGGAACGGGTTCAGCGGCGTAACCAGGGCGGCTGCCTTCAGGGCGAAGCCCAGCGCGATTGAGGCGAAGGCCAGGTAGAGGCTCCAGAGCAGGGGCTTGCGCCAGATTCCCCGGACGTGCCAGTCGCGCAGGCGCATCACCTGGAGCAGGCATGCGGCAAGGGCAAGGGCAGCGGACAGCGTGGCCTGCGACAGGAATACCTCAACGATGATGAACGCCCCCAGGGACACCAGGATCGCCTGATCCAGCCAGGGGCGATCGGGAATGGTGACCGGTTCATCCACGCCCTTGGAAATGAAGAACGGCACCACACGCCGGCCCATGACGAAGATCAGCAGCACGATCAGGTAAAGCCCCAGATAGAGACCGATCTGCGCGCCATGGGGGAGCC carries:
- a CDS encoding NnrS family protein, translating into MLTIEQPGDYRISLLHLGFRPFFLLAGVFAALSTLVWTWVYHAGAAGPELPLPPTLWHAHEMLYGYTMAVVAGFLLTAVRNWTGVQTLNGMPLLLMALCWLAARALALVPHGAAVPALAVFDMVFALALVATVAHPVIKARQWGQSGVVAIPLLLALAHGLFYAGVLGWLPHGAQIGLYLGLYLIVLLIFVMGRRVVPFFISKGVDEPVTIPDRPWLDQAILVSLGAFIIVEVFLSQATLSAALALAACLLQVMRLRDWHVRGIWRKPLLWSLYLAFASIALGFALKAAALVTPLNPFLATHALAYGGIGLITLGMMCRVSLGHTGRNVFDPPPAVTWMLALLAVGTVVRVLLPLAWPGHYMLWIGLSQAVWILAFALFVWTYAAMLIKPRVDGRYG